In a single window of the Pseudomonas entomophila genome:
- the thpR gene encoding RNA 2',3'-cyclic phosphodiesterase codes for MVQDARPSGAPFKRLFFALSVNDTQRRALAQWRRELNLRSGKPVLADNFHVTLLFLGDVDTAQVPAICAAVDQLQHPQAPLHLLLDRLQVWPRANALVLAPQDTPMPLRQLVYGLHQALLPLGVEVASREYRPHLTLSRDYRGQPPEAGTAPEFFLTPRQFTLYESRKGRYWPLAQWPLPK; via the coding sequence ATGGTCCAGGATGCACGCCCCAGCGGCGCCCCGTTCAAGCGGCTGTTCTTCGCCCTGTCGGTGAACGATACCCAGCGCCGCGCCCTGGCCCAGTGGCGGCGCGAACTGAACCTGCGCAGCGGCAAACCGGTACTGGCGGATAACTTCCATGTCACCTTGCTGTTCCTTGGCGATGTGGATACTGCCCAGGTGCCGGCGATCTGCGCCGCGGTCGATCAGTTGCAGCACCCGCAGGCACCGCTGCACTTGCTGCTCGACCGCTTGCAGGTTTGGCCGCGCGCCAATGCCCTGGTGCTGGCGCCGCAGGACACGCCAATGCCCTTGCGGCAACTGGTGTATGGCTTGCACCAGGCGCTGCTGCCGCTAGGGGTGGAGGTCGCGAGCCGTGAGTACCGGCCACACCTGACCTTGTCCAGGGACTATCGTGGCCAACCACCGGAGGCCGGCACGGCACCGGAGTTCTTCCTCACGCCCCGACAGTTCACGCTGTACGAGTCGCGCAAGGGCCGCTACTGGCCACTGGCACAGTGGCCATTGCCGAAGTAA
- a CDS encoding NAD(P)H-dependent oxidoreductase has translation MHALIVIGHHDPDSLTHAIAEQIAAGLRAAGHTSELADLAGEGFDPRFSLADHAVHRLQAAPPADVLAEQARIDRADTLVLVYPVYWWSLPALLKGWVERVFSHGWAFAYTAEGKINKLLKGRTAHLVGVAGADAGTFDRHGYGEAMRVQIEHGIFDYCGAKVLSSTLFTDSEIEPGSSFLAPAHALGQALFEDHEAAA, from the coding sequence ATGCATGCCCTGATCGTCATCGGTCACCATGACCCCGACTCCCTCACCCACGCCATCGCCGAGCAGATCGCCGCCGGCCTGCGCGCCGCCGGCCACACCAGCGAACTAGCCGACCTGGCTGGCGAAGGCTTCGACCCGCGCTTTAGCCTGGCCGACCACGCCGTCCACCGCCTACAGGCCGCACCACCTGCGGATGTGCTGGCCGAACAGGCGCGCATCGACCGCGCCGACACCCTGGTGCTGGTCTACCCGGTCTACTGGTGGTCGCTGCCCGCCCTGCTCAAGGGCTGGGTCGAGCGGGTGTTCAGCCATGGCTGGGCGTTCGCCTATACCGCTGAAGGCAAGATCAACAAGCTGCTCAAGGGCCGGACCGCGCACCTGGTCGGCGTGGCCGGCGCCGACGCCGGTACCTTCGACCGGCATGGCTATGGCGAGGCGATGCGCGTGCAGATCGAGCACGGCATTTTTGACTACTGCGGTGCCAAGGTCCTGAGTTCGACCCTGTTCACCGACAGTGAGATCGAGCCCGGCTCCAGTTTCCTGGCGCCGGCTCACGCACTGGGCCAGGCACTGTTCGAAGACCACGAAGCGGCGGCGTGA
- a CDS encoding TetR/AcrR family transcriptional regulator: protein MSSDDKPTARKRLSREERRRQLLDMAWRLVREEGTDALSLGRLAEQAGVTKPVVYDHFETRTGLLVALYQEYDARQTAMLDSALAGCAADLPGRAWVIAEAYVDCVMSQGREIPGVSAALAGSPELEALKRIYEGPFLAKCREALQPFSAGGRIGQAGMRALVGAAEALSQGAAAGELGAREAKEELQATIVAMVGRH, encoded by the coding sequence ATGTCAAGCGATGACAAACCAACGGCGCGCAAGCGCCTGTCCCGCGAGGAGCGTCGCCGCCAGTTGCTGGACATGGCCTGGCGGCTGGTGCGCGAGGAGGGGACTGATGCCTTGAGCCTGGGGCGCCTGGCCGAACAGGCCGGGGTTACCAAGCCAGTGGTGTACGACCATTTCGAAACCCGCACCGGGCTGCTGGTGGCGCTGTACCAGGAGTACGACGCGCGCCAGACCGCCATGCTCGACAGCGCCCTGGCGGGCTGCGCGGCCGATCTGCCGGGCAGGGCCTGGGTGATCGCCGAGGCGTATGTGGATTGCGTGATGAGCCAGGGCCGGGAGATTCCCGGCGTGAGCGCGGCGCTGGCCGGCTCGCCGGAACTGGAGGCGCTCAAGCGTATCTATGAAGGGCCGTTCCTCGCCAAGTGCCGGGAGGCGTTGCAGCCGTTCTCGGCCGGGGGCAGGATTGGCCAGGCCGGGATGCGGGCGCTGGTGGGGGCGGCGGAGGCGTTGTCCCAGGGCGCGGCGGCCGGTGAGCTGGGGGCGCGGGAAGCCAAGGAGGAATTGCAGGCGACCATTGTCGCGATGGTGGGCCGGCATTGA
- a CDS encoding carboxymuconolactone decarboxylase family protein translates to MSMMDWDAYRKQLMAGIGDLKQLSPDTVAGYMTASGAGTKTNHLDAKTRELISLAVAVTTRCDGCIAVHSQQAVKHGATREEIAEALGVAVAMNAGAALVYSARALDAVGKAGA, encoded by the coding sequence ATGAGCATGATGGACTGGGACGCCTACCGTAAGCAGTTGATGGCCGGCATCGGCGATCTCAAGCAACTCTCCCCCGACACCGTGGCCGGCTACATGACCGCCAGCGGCGCCGGCACCAAGACCAATCACCTGGACGCCAAGACCCGCGAGCTGATCTCCTTGGCCGTGGCTGTAACCACCCGATGCGATGGCTGCATCGCCGTGCATTCGCAGCAGGCGGTCAAGCACGGCGCCACCCGCGAAGAAATCGCCGAAGCGCTCGGCGTCGCCGTGGCGATGAACGCCGGCGCGGCGCTGGTCTACTCGGCACGGGCGCTGGATGCCGTCGGCAAGGCCGGCGCCTGA
- the lpxO gene encoding lipid A hydroxylase LpxO, whose protein sequence is MKIALVLIFVLSIAYVHLRGRVRHKLTRQLGDHSSFLAPVNSFLYLFSRHPAKPYLPVEAFPELQTLQDHWQEIREEAQQLLHAGEIKKSDNYDDVGFNSFFKTGWKRFYLKWYGESHPSAMTLCPRTTELLQGIGSVKAAMFATLPPGAKLVRHRDPYAGSYRYHLGLDTPNDDGCYIDVDGEKYSWRDGQAVVFDETYIHYAANTTEHNRIILFCDVERPLKYRWASAFNRWFSRNVMAAAAAPNDANDKTGGINRLFTRIYKIRERGKAMKKRNRTRYYLEKWAVVAALVLVFIYI, encoded by the coding sequence ATGAAAATCGCACTCGTACTGATCTTCGTCCTCTCGATCGCCTATGTTCACCTACGCGGTCGGGTGCGTCACAAGCTGACCCGCCAGTTGGGCGACCACTCCAGCTTCCTGGCGCCGGTCAACAGCTTCCTCTACCTGTTCTCCAGACATCCGGCCAAGCCCTACCTGCCGGTCGAGGCGTTCCCCGAGCTGCAGACGCTCCAGGACCACTGGCAGGAAATCCGCGAAGAGGCGCAGCAACTGTTGCACGCGGGCGAGATCAAGAAGTCCGACAACTACGACGATGTCGGTTTCAACTCATTCTTCAAGACCGGCTGGAAGCGTTTCTACCTGAAGTGGTACGGCGAGAGCCACCCATCGGCGATGACCCTGTGCCCACGCACCACCGAGCTGCTGCAGGGTATCGGCTCGGTCAAGGCGGCGATGTTCGCCACCCTGCCACCGGGCGCCAAGCTGGTGCGCCACCGCGACCCCTATGCCGGTTCGTACCGCTACCACCTGGGCCTGGACACACCCAACGATGACGGCTGCTACATCGACGTCGACGGCGAGAAGTACTCGTGGCGTGACGGCCAGGCCGTGGTGTTCGACGAAACCTATATCCACTACGCCGCCAACACCACCGAGCACAACCGCATCATCCTGTTCTGCGACGTCGAGCGCCCGCTCAAGTACCGTTGGGCGAGCGCCTTCAACCGCTGGTTCAGCCGCAACGTGATGGCCGCCGCCGCCGCGCCCAATGACGCCAATGACAAGACCGGCGGCATCAACCGCCTGTTCACCCGCATCTACAAGATCCGTGAGCGCGGCAAGGCGATGAAGAAGCGCAACCGCACCCGCTACTACCTGGAGAAGTGGGCGGTGGTCGCGGCGCTGGTACTGGTGTTCATCTATATCTGA
- a CDS encoding GNAT family N-acetyltransferase — protein MIHIRPMTPEDFERFWPTFQAIVQARQTYAFDPGLDIDRARQLWLELPLRTLVAEEDGELLGSYFLKANAAGPGAHVGNCGYMVCEQARGRGVARLMCEHSQKLARQEGFLALQFNSVVATNEVAVALWHALGFETVGRLPKAYRHAEHGLVDCLVMYKWLADEPVVEKPPLLIGRKNIEARVSRRRGR, from the coding sequence ATGATCCACATTCGCCCCATGACCCCGGAAGACTTCGAGCGCTTCTGGCCCACCTTCCAGGCCATCGTCCAGGCACGCCAGACCTACGCCTTTGACCCCGGACTCGACATTGACCGGGCCCGTCAGCTGTGGCTGGAACTGCCCTTGCGCACCCTGGTCGCCGAGGAAGACGGCGAACTGCTCGGCTCCTACTTTCTCAAGGCCAATGCCGCCGGCCCCGGCGCGCACGTGGGCAACTGCGGCTACATGGTCTGCGAGCAGGCCCGTGGCCGTGGCGTGGCCAGGCTGATGTGCGAACACTCGCAGAAGCTGGCGCGCCAGGAAGGCTTCCTGGCCCTGCAGTTCAATTCAGTGGTGGCCACCAACGAAGTGGCCGTGGCGCTGTGGCATGCGTTGGGCTTCGAGACCGTCGGGCGACTGCCCAAGGCCTATCGCCATGCCGAGCATGGGTTGGTGGATTGCCTGGTGATGTACAAGTGGCTGGCTGATGAGCCCGTGGTGGAGAAGCCGCCGTTGCTGATCGGCCGCAAGAATATCGAGGCACGGGTTTCCCGCCGACGCGGCCGGTAA